Proteins encoded by one window of Candidatus Methylomirabilota bacterium:
- a CDS encoding FAD-binding oxidoreductase, with product MSDSLPRTAGVVVIGAGAIGASIAYQLGRRGARDVVVLERDTVGAGSTSKAAGGIRVQFSTRVEIEFSQRGIAFFKRFEDEMGVPCDFHQEGYLFVVTDEPTLARFRASVALQRSLGADVRVIAPDDARALVPSLNVDDALAAVWGPTDGYASPNDVVQAYAARARALGVRIVEETPVTGIRLEGGRVVGVETPTGAIATPLVVNAAGPWAPLVGRMAGLDLPVDPRRRHIFVTDAFDGVRHPLPLVTDCGSGFYCRSEQGAVLMSPGDIGSATAYEAQVDWSVLETAVEKAVRRIPALEGAQVRHAWAGLRPLTPDGRAILDWAPGVEGLFLAVGFCGHGFQHSPAVGEVVASLLLDGRCADDLSDLRLDRFPRLDTVASGR from the coding sequence GTGAGCGATTCGCTCCCGCGCACCGCCGGCGTCGTGGTCATCGGGGCCGGCGCCATCGGCGCCAGCATCGCCTACCAGCTCGGCCGGCGCGGCGCGCGCGACGTGGTCGTGCTCGAGCGCGACACGGTGGGCGCGGGCTCCACCAGCAAGGCGGCCGGCGGCATCCGCGTGCAATTCTCCACCCGCGTCGAGATCGAGTTCTCCCAGCGCGGCATCGCGTTCTTCAAGCGCTTCGAGGACGAGATGGGGGTGCCGTGCGATTTCCACCAGGAGGGTTACCTCTTCGTGGTCACCGACGAGCCGACCCTCGCCCGGTTCCGCGCCAGCGTCGCGCTCCAGCGGAGCCTGGGCGCCGACGTGCGGGTGATCGCGCCGGACGACGCCCGCGCTCTCGTGCCCTCGCTCAACGTGGACGACGCGCTCGCCGCGGTGTGGGGGCCGACCGACGGCTACGCCTCGCCCAACGACGTGGTGCAGGCCTACGCGGCCCGGGCGCGCGCCCTCGGGGTGCGCATCGTGGAGGAGACGCCGGTCACCGGCATCCGCCTCGAGGGCGGACGCGTGGTCGGGGTGGAGACGCCGACCGGCGCGATCGCCACGCCTCTGGTTGTCAACGCGGCCGGGCCCTGGGCTCCGCTGGTCGGGCGCATGGCCGGCCTCGACCTGCCGGTGGATCCGCGGCGCCGCCACATCTTCGTCACCGACGCGTTCGACGGCGTTCGCCATCCGTTGCCCCTGGTCACCGACTGCGGCAGCGGCTTCTACTGCCGGAGCGAGCAGGGCGCGGTGCTGATGAGCCCCGGCGACATCGGCAGCGCGACCGCCTACGAAGCGCAGGTGGACTGGAGCGTGCTCGAGACGGCGGTGGAGAAGGCGGTGCGCCGCATTCCCGCCCTCGAGGGCGCCCAGGTGCGCCACGCGTGGGCCGGTCTGCGTCCGCTCACCCCGGACGGCCGCGCGATCCTCGACTGGGCCCCCGGCGTCGAGGGCCTGTTCCTGGCCGTCGGGTTCTGCGGCCACGGTTTCCAGCACTCGCCCGCGGTCGGCGAGGTGGTGGCCTCGCTGCTGCTGGACGGCCGGTGCGCCGACGACCTCTCCGACCTGCGTCTCGACCGGTTCCCCCGCCTTGACACCGTCGCATCCGGTCGCTAA
- a CDS encoding pyridoxamine 5'-phosphate oxidase family protein, which produces MFKDTVTSREELRAIFGAPMERARLKERASLDQHCRAFIARAPFVLLATSGAAGRCDVSPKGDAPGFVQVLDDHHLVIPDRPGNNRIDGFTNIVENPHVGMIFLIPGREDTLRVNGRACIVRDGEILDRLAVQGKRPKVAIGVEVEECFLHCAKAFKRSGLWERERWPDVSALPSMARMLWDQIEAKPAGHACVEDYERAQQEGLRRTLY; this is translated from the coding sequence ATGTTCAAGGACACGGTGACGAGTCGCGAGGAGCTGCGCGCCATCTTCGGGGCGCCCATGGAGCGGGCCCGGCTGAAGGAGCGGGCGAGCCTCGACCAGCACTGCCGCGCCTTCATCGCGAGGGCGCCGTTCGTGCTCCTCGCGACGTCGGGCGCGGCGGGACGCTGCGACGTGTCGCCCAAGGGTGACGCTCCCGGCTTCGTGCAGGTGCTCGACGACCATCACCTGGTGATCCCGGACCGGCCGGGCAACAACCGCATCGACGGCTTCACCAACATCGTGGAGAACCCTCACGTGGGGATGATCTTCCTGATCCCGGGCCGCGAGGACACGCTTCGGGTCAATGGACGCGCCTGCATCGTGCGCGACGGGGAGATCCTGGATCGGCTCGCGGTGCAGGGCAAGCGGCCGAAGGTGGCGATCGGAGTGGAAGTCGAGGAGTGCTTCCTCCACTGCGCGAAGGCCTTCAAGCGCTCCGGCCTGTGGGAGCGGGAGCGCTGGCCGGACGTGAGCGCGCTGCCCTCGATGGCGCGCATGCTGTGGGACCAGATCGAGGCCAAGCCGGCCGGCCACGCCTGCGTCGAGGACTACGAGCGCGCGCAGCAGGAGGGCCTGCGCCGGACCCTCTACTGA